From a region of the Triticum aestivum cultivar Chinese Spring chromosome 7D, IWGSC CS RefSeq v2.1, whole genome shotgun sequence genome:
- the LOC123168110 gene encoding uncharacterized protein — translation MEPFTKLAENETAQLQRAVFAQYIMMKKLFMELEEEREASSSAASAALSMIRKLQKEKEAERMEACQYRRMAEERMNHSDKALEVVKEVMQHKELEIYYLRSQLQVYKQRLLGVGIDDCDIADETITKSIPLFGSRDVENLCYTIKRNFSLPTFQLSKRFAEMDMNKNNGSVASARSRLGVYMHNSSENELEQVSSDLKAIGSKESLAADMDSTEKHGEEPKPPSNSGTEHSCPSEGSSRSSPFSMAGHHTDICSQRATPVGKDVQDTLHPDPLGSLRPDHEMDNTADTLKHPELSKAPAEYSCTPTKHSISTKESETPHTVALRDKGSHVLSKFSATRKVGSMNNVDRHVRVAAASSTPRAGVERTRSRLKRVQSEKMIELNDPKKNKEQIIMLKEVYEQLNMIEAHMRPSPSQETPRNDQSLDSVMEAALSFSI, via the exons ATGGAGCCTTTCACCAAGCTGGCAGAGAATGAGACTGCTCAGTTACAGAGAGCAGTATTTGCCCAGTATATTATGATGAAGAAATTAttcatggagctagaagaggaaagGGAGGCTTCATCAAGTGCTGCAAGCGCTGCCCTGTCAATGATTAGAAAACTTCAGAAAGAAAAGGAGGCAGAGAGAATGGAAGCATGTCAGTACAGAAGAATGGCTGAAGAAAGGATGAATCATAGTGACAAAGCCCTGGAAGTCGTGAAGGAAGTCATGCAGCACAAGGAACTGGAGATCTATTATCTCAGGAGCCAACTGCAGGTGTATAAACAAAGGTTACTGGGTGTTGGCATTGATGATTGTGATATTGCAGACGAGACGATAACAAAAAGTATACCTTTGTTTGGAAGCAGAGATGTAGAGAATCTTTGTTAtaccatcaaaaggaatttctctcTTCCAACTTTTCAGTTGAGCAAACGTTTTGCTGAAATGGACATGAACAAAAACAACGGATCGGTTGCGTCAGCGAGGAGCAGGCTAGGTGTTTACATGCACAACTCTAGTGAAAATGAACTGGAACAAGTTTCCAGCGACCTGAAAGCCATAGGTTCCAAGGAAAGCTTAGCAGCAGATATGGACAGTACTGAAAAGCATGGGGAAGAACCAAAACCTCCAAGCAACAGTGGTACTGAACACTCTTGTCCATCCGAAGGGTCTTCTCGTTCTTCCCCCTTCTCAATGGCGGGGCATCACACAGATATATGCAGTCAAAGAGCAACACCGGTTGGCAAAGATGTCCAAGACACGCTACATCCTGATCCACTCGGGTCATTGCGTCCAGACCATGAAATGGATAACACTGCTGACACACTAAAGCATCCAGAACTAAGCAAGGCGCCGGCAGAATACTCATGTACTCCTACTAAACATAGCATCAGCACAAAGGAATCTGAAACGCCTCACACGGTTGCTCTAAGAGATAAAGGGTCCCATGTTCTTTCGAAGTTTTCAGCGACGCGAAAAGTTGGCTCCATGAATAACGTTGACAGACATGTCCGTGTAGCTGCGGCGAGTTCTACGCCACGAGCTGGAGTCGAGAGAACAAGATCAAGGCTGAAGCGTGTTCAGAGTGAAAAGATGATTGAGCTAAATGATCCTAAGAAGAACAAGGAGCAGATCATAATGCTCAAGGAGGTATACGAGCAGCTTAACATGATAGAAGCACACATGAGACCTTCCCCTTCACAGGAGACCCCTAGAAATGACCAGTCGTTGGATTCTGTTATGGAG GCGGCTCTGTCCTTCTCCATATAG